The Diorhabda carinulata isolate Delta chromosome 4, icDioCari1.1, whole genome shotgun sequence genomic interval ATTACAGTTGTTACCAGGTAGTGTGATGCGTTTCGATAATTGTATAGAGATAATCTGAAAATTTTGACCTTCTATTTCAATTTGTCTTCAAATTCAGTATAATGTTTCACAGTTTCCttttaactaaatatattttaacttgatgtccttcaaatatctagggacaaacataacaagcgatagaaatctaaagaaagaagtaaaagcACAAACAACGAAGGCAGCATCAATATCAGCATGCCTTGGAGATTTAATTTGGGGAAATAAATACATGagcacaaaatgtaaaattagaatatataaaaattgcgTAATGCCGGTCATGACATATGCAATAGAAACTAGAGCAACTAAGAAATGCGAACTCTGAGgtcaataacaggacatacgttactcgatcggaagaaaaatgaagaaataagggacatgtgcgatattcagaatgtagtaagatgggcaaggagcGGCAGAAGAGAATGaagagaccatgttgacagaatgccaaatgaacggttagcaaaaattgcaaaggaaaagaaaccagacacatctcgacctcctggacgaccccctataaggtggtatgaaagctggtcctcagcatcccaactattcctggcaaacccttgatgaaaatacaggacctagtcctaacgtaagaagaagaagaagatattttatcttttgaaataataatttctctcGAAGTAAGGCGTAAGACTTTATAGtcatatttttatactaaaaaacaggaaaaattcACTAGAAGCTAGATTTGGTCAGTAAAAGCGGCACTCAACACGTGAATATCTATTGCatgctttattatttattactcaaACGACAAACACTCTCTTCAAATACTTTCATATTCTCTAAACTTAATTCAACGATCAATCTTCGGTTATCGATATTCTCGCTAGTTGTCATTATTTTAGACTTCCCGAACGTTCATCATTACCAGATCTTTTAACAGTTTTCGacaaaataatgttataattgATTGCTTTATAGGGTTAGTTATTTGATAATAGAATCTACAGTGACTCACACTACAAGAACCAATCAATTCtcagaaattttatttagaaaacttccCGTTTGGAGTGTGACTGACAtacagatggcgctgtcattgtcaattccatatgacgtttatgaagtaccaactttcaaaagattatgaataaaatttcatggTACTTCGATTGGTCAAAAAAAAGGGataatggattcaaaacaagttcgtgttttaatttattattactacttgataaaaaaaagtactCACCAATGatttcaaaagtgttatccgtaCTTTGCTTTATCAAAAAGAAGCATTCGCTAttgatttgctgaatttaaacgtggtcgtacagacaccgatgttggtgaacgttctggtcgacCAATTGAGGTGATTAATccaggaaacatgaaaaatgacCACAAATTGGTACaaatatctaatcgtaaattgaaattgcgagAGATAGCTGAGACCGTAAAagtatcagaaggcagtgtgtttacaattacgCATGAGCATTTGACCACGAGAAAGCTtctttcaaagtgggtgccgcgatTACACACAGTCGATCAGAAACGTGAAGTGATGCATcgaacatggatccatcacttcaatccggaatcaaaacgatcatcatatGATTAGATTGCAGCCGGTACACCACGTCCGAAGTCttcaaaggcacaacagtcagctgtgaaggttatggcttcagtattttgagtTGAGTaaggaaatttgaaatatacatcTGACTGAGGAgtaaacttataaaaaatgtacaaacacaaaaaaattgggaaaaaatagAGCATTGCAAAGtacataacaaattatttacacaTATAGTTAAAACTAAATAGAAGAGGCGcgcgaattttaaaatttgaaaacccAGGACACTGCTTAAAAACTATTCAGGGCCTCCCAGGACACTACAAAAACTAGGACATGGGAAAACAGGACGGTTGGCAACCCTAGTCTAAAATAATGACAACTAGCAAGAATATCGATAATCAAAGACTATTGACTCAAAAGGAAACTATGAAAGATTATTCTGAATTTgacgaaaaattgaaatagaaggTCAAAATTTTCAGATTATCTGTATACAATTATCGAAACCCATCACACTACCTGGTAACAACTGTAATTATTTGAGTCAAACAACCTGAGATTACAATATCAAATTATCACGTAACAAACAGAACGTTggaaacaaacattttcaacaaaagtatatttttcttcgaaaaactCAAGTAGTAGCAATTATTCgatttgcctaattcgtaagcacgctttttcaatttcagaaaaatcgttgcacggctattcACTTatgaacgcggagcacgacctttacctacctactccacgttcagaactAGTTAAGGGCtaaatactttacaatgcaaaaaaatgcacaatcacttgccaattgaaataaaaatgatatcatcttttcccgcattccacAATAATTAGAGGGTTTATTTACCGGAAAGTACTTTAATTCTAAAATTCTAAAagtgctgcatactggtttaattttgacatggacttatatactaattattacctattactattacctataattttgtttgtatctttattcagttatttttatatttgttttacaattttttgacaatgaagCATTTCTCTATCTAATAATACTAGTCCATCCTTGTTTTCTCAAGTAAACTTCTACCCAACTGctaattaaaatgtttattggtaccgatttcataatattgttacaaatatttaattttcactcTTTGTTTAGgcaatttttatgattttttaaatatttctctgAAAATTTATTCGATAGTAACCTATAATTAACTCTCTAATCCTTTATTGGcgttaaataaaaagaatcatATTAAACAATACTCCATAAACTTTCTAACAAACCTGTGATTTATATTTACGTGTTTTAACAATACTAATTGTATTGAAGTATGTTTATTTTCAGCCTTATTGTTTGGAGGTCAATTGGAGAACGCGCCCGGACCTAACAAAAGTAAATACATCGGTTGCATAGACACGCAATGCGACGTTGTCAGCGTTATCAAAGACGCTTACGAAAACGCCAGATTCCTTTGTGATCAGTACTATTTGGCATCGCCGGATCTTATAATCGAAATATCCAGGAATAAGGGTAAATATAACAATACCATAATAGAATTTTGGatcaattattatcattttatttcagaTTCCGAAGACAAACACATCACAAATATAGTTTACGTTCCATCGCATCTTTATCACATGCTTTTCgaactatttaaaaattcgaTGAGAGCTGTCATGGAGTACCACGGATCCGTCGATCAGTACCCACCGATTACTGTGACAGTTTCTAAAGGAAAAGAAGACATATGTCTAAAAGTAAGTAGGATATAACATGTTATACACAACTTAATATTTCTGAATAAAGATAAtttacaatattaaatttataattacccgtttataatttcaaataaatcacaTCAAATGTATAATCTATTTCCCTGATATATAAACCGCAATAGTCTTTTGGGTTGATGCTAACCAGGATTGGacaaattctgattttttttcagAAGAATCAATAATCTCATGATTCGAAATGTTGGCTTGCCGTTCCTCagaggagaaaacaactactttcctgtatattgaattaaatcttCTCCGAAGAACGTGATGTCATCATCAATCCGCCGAAAATGACATCCCTAATGGCTCGCAATTACAAAGAGATTGTcgtaaccactgactagtttcgacacGTTGTTGCGTCTCTTCAGAATAGCGTAACGACCTCTCGTTCGGAGTCTCTAATCCGAATTGAAGACACAGCCAGCCCACGCTGCTACTTGattcatgtagttaaacattcctCTGTAGATGTCGCCCATCACGTTCTTCGGTGGggatttaattcaatattcttcgtggtattagccaggaaagtagtttttGTCTCCTCTGAGGAACAGCAAGCCAACATTTCGAATCGTGTTTATGTTACTGAACTCTTCTTAAACTGCTGAAccgattttaatgaaattttttgtgtcTATTCCAGCAGATTTGAGAATGGATAATGtttgtttagttatttttttgtttataatttgttgttGATCTTGGAATGTTTTACATTGGATCCGGCACACTTCGCTACGATCGCATTTTTTCAAGAAGATGCGAAATCCAAGTAACGGATTCCACTAGGAGAGCAGATGGATATGTGGGACTTCCGTAGCCTACCCACTAAACTGCCATTTTCTTCTCATCTCCGTCCAATCAGGGACTATTGTGACATTACTTCTGGTTGGTGGGCCTGTCCGTGTATGATGTTACGTTTCTATGATATCGTCATACCAGGCAGCCGTCTACATTCTTTCTCTGTATAAGTAGCGACCAGTTGCTAACATTCTACCTTGTGCAGCATCAACTGGAAGATATTAAGCTGCCGACAGTTTCCTCCACTTCCTTTCTCAAACCCCTCCAGTGGTTACACTCGAAGAACGTGTGTTCGACATCATCTAAATCGTTTCCACAAGACGTACACTCAGGTGTTTGTATTTTCTACCGTCAAAAGTAGCCGTGTCCCGTCAAAAGCTGGGTAATGTAGAAGTTCACATCTCCGAACTTCTTTTCGGTTCACAGTCTAAAGTCTTCTATTAGTCGTCGCGTCAATTCAGCTGATTTCTCTTTTGTCCTTCGTTGTTGCCAGGTCCGTATTGTTCTAGTGAGTTCGATGATTGCCGCATCCTGTTGCGCTCGAAAACCAGGAAGTCCATGGGAATTATACCCGTCACCACTAGGACAGCTTGTGCAGAGACAGTCCGGTAGGAGCTGGCGATTATCACTGCACCTTGTCTCTGTACCATCGTCATCGCTTTGTAGTATTTAATTATTCTCAGGGCGTCTGACTAGACTTCCGCTCCTTAAAGAATAATTGAGTGAGTCGTCGCCATCAACAGCCTTCGTTTCTCTGGCCGTGATCCGTTAATATTTGTCATCAAGCGACTCAAAAATGCTGTCCTCTCGGCTGCTTTTTGAGCTGTCTTCTGTATGTGGAGCCAGAAAGACATCTTCGTATCTAAGGTCACTCCCAAATACTTTATTTCGCATCTAGACTCTATTTCGTCTGATCCGATCTCAACGGGCACTCTTCTCTGTAGCCGTTTCACAACTATGACATCGGCGTAAGCAACGAGAAGTACGCCAAGGGGCAGTTCCAATCTAAGCAGACTATTCTATTGGTTCCGGCGCCAGTATAGATCCCTCAGCAGCCCCTGCGGTAATCTATCCAGTCCCCTGTCCTTCTGTCGTCTCGTAGATTATTCGCCTGTTTCTCCGATAATCCTCCACCACTTGGGTCAAGTAATATGAGATCCCAAAGCGGTCTTTAAACGCCTTCAGGGTATCCAACCACCTAGCCGAGTTGAAGGCATTCCTTATGTATAGTGTTGCTATCAATACGATTGGTCGCGGTGCGTGGTAGTGTCTGTCCAGTTCCAAAAACCACCTTCTGAAATGCTCCGGTTGTTGATCGGCCCTTTCTGAAGCCGAATTGCAGGTATGAAAGGTCGCCTCCTGTTTGTATCCCGTCTGTTGATCTTAGTCTCAGTAAATGTTTATGTGTATAATTCAGTAAGCTCAGTGGTCATTAGGCCATTGGCGTATTCGGCTCACCTTTGCCCTTAGGAATAAATACGAGCCTCCCTACATTCCACCGATCGCTGAAGGTGTCTGTTGTCAGAAACGTATTTTACAGGTCGAGAAGGATCTCCGGCCTCAGTTTGACCATTAGTCGTGCTACGATCGCATTACCGAATATtcaaaagtaattgaaaataaattgtgttaattcatttattacagaaatatttaattagtgTTTGGAGAGTTCACAACTCTTTACAATTACTACTTTACTAAAACCCATTATGGTTTTACAAAGTGagaacatttttaatatcattttctaaatttttaattataattcatcAAAATTTCTGTTAACATCGTCCCTCTCTACTCGTCATTTCTTTAGAACAACTCTTGAACATTTGATCACTGCGTTGTCTCTGTGATCAACGGCCAGCTCAcagagaaaagaagaataacatCTCTAACCTCGTTGCACTGTGGTATTTTTCTAAAACCAGAGGATTCATTATGGCTTTTGGAGACAAACAGTTTCATCATTAAgaacgtttttgtttttattttgaatttattattgaattatttcacaaaatgaaatttataactCTTTGGATGCTACACTATGATGGAGTATAAGAACTCCAGGAATGGGTAATACCTAaagattgtattttttttcatatcagaagaaataaaagaatgttatttcataatattggtttgtcatatatttttatttaccaaaataaCAACTCATTGGCAATTGCTGATAATACATGGAAAATAACTGGGAGgtcaattatcaaattatattaaattatttttatcatattgtcACTCACTtgtaagtttatttattatctatataaataaacattgtaaaacgaactaaaaatatttttatttatttcttctcattgaaaatgtcaataaaactatcaaaaattagGCACTAAGAATATGCCAataaaatgacaattatttGTAACTGCAAAACAAAACCTCTGATATAaccattaaaatttcaataataactaTTCTTCATATAATCGAAACTATCTTCGCTCTTAATCTTTCTCGATAATATCCGACATTAGGTTATCTTTCTGGAAAtcctttttgtttaaaaataattttttatttgataacaattttaaaataagtggGAATCAAACCTGGGACCTATTAATCGAAGCCTCATCGTTCATCTAGTGAGCTATTTGCTCTTAGAGTTTTTCTCTCCATATATTCAAAAACTTACTATTTCTTCGTCGctcttgatttttttagtattccTGCCATTAGGTAatcattttgtttgaaaataatttttaatttgacaataattttaaaataagtggAACTCAAACTTAGGACCTATTGATCGAAGCCTCATCGTTCATCTAGTGAGCTGTTTGCTCTTAGAGTTGttcgaaaactttttcttttctcCCCATATATTCCAAAACTTTCTACTTTTTCTCCgctcttgatttttttaaatatacctgACGTTAGGtgatctttatatttttatggaaattatttttgtttgaaaataatttttaatttaacaatatttttaaaatcagtgCAATTCAAACCTGGGAGCTATTGATCGAAGCCTCACCGTTCATCTAGTGAGCTATTGGATCTTGGCTCTTGCAATTGctcgaaaaaattttcatctctcTTTATTTATTCCAAAACTTACTAATTCTTCTTCACACTTcacatttttaattcaataataattataaaatagcTGGTAGGACTCAAGTTTGGACCTATTGATAAAAACCCCGATCATCTGTGCTATTTATTTCTGACCAATAAATTGCATGGTTAATCTTCTCATCTGAtctcataataaaatttaaaaatccgAACAAAtcttatacatatttttgtcaACAGATGTCCGACAGAGGTGGTGGTATACCGAGATCAACAACAGATCatcttttcaaatatatgtaTTCAACAGCTCCACAACCAAGCAAATCCGATGCCCATACAGTTCCATTAGCGGGTTATGGTTACGGATTACCTATTTCCAGATTATACGCCAGGTATTTTCATGGAGATCTCGTACTTTTATCTTGTGAAGGCTGCGGAACAGATGCAGTAATTTATCTCAAGGTAAGACAATTATACAAGAAATTTGGGAATATATATTTACTTAAATGAATGTAGTTCCAGATGGTTTTATACTATACTAACAACGACCATACATACCCAAAGTCAAAAGGCTTAAGTAATCGATTGTATGCATCAAAAAACTGAGGGGAGTATGAAAAGGCTACGGGACCCCCCCGTAGCTGCTGTAGAAAGAAAATGGATGTTTCGAAACTGTTTACTAAAAAGTAATGAATACTACTCCCACGAGTGCCTTCAGGATAAGAGAAGCTTGTAGGAATgtgacaaaaatataaaaatggtcAGATGAAGCATTGGCAAAAAGTCAGTACCAATAAATATACCAAATGGAAACgtaaaattttctgaaaatatgaaagaaattaGATTGTAATCCCTTCTCGACCACACTGTTAAAATATTATGGAAGTACAAGCGGAAGTTTTCTATGGTACTCGCATTGATATGTCTCtccatttaatattaattactaAATGGGGTTGCGATGGTAGTACCGGACGTAGCgagtacaaaacaaaaatttagtgaaGAGATTATAGactctgatattttttttaatttaatagaaatGGAGGAAAGCATTATCACCGGAAATTCTAGATTTTTGGCGCCACCTGATAAGGTAGAAAACAACTAAATTCACAACGGGTATTAAGACGATAGTTTATACTGTTTATTTAAAACACAcatattataacaaattatcgtctttttttaatatatttcaataatctgaATCAGTTTTAACAATAAAAGCTTTACATATACTTTTGACTAGTTTTGATGTCATCTGGATCATTGTGTATTGGTGCAGTTTATTCAATTGTTTATGCtgtttgtttctattttaatttttaattttaggcATTGTCTAATGAAGCTAACGAGCTTTTACCGATTTTCAACAAAACATCATCAAAGTTTTATAGAACCATCGTTCAAACCAATGATTGGTCCAACCAGTGTACGGTCATAGGTGACAGGCAGATCACTACAAAGTCGAAGAGGCACGAAGTTTCGCATTCGAATAAAGAATCTATGACTAGAGCGTTATAATactgtaaacattttttaaaaattagagTAATGTAGAGTAACTCTAGTTTTGAGAGGGTGTGGAAAAatagacttttaaaaatttttcggtGTACATTTAGATGCTGCTTACTTATTAATTTTACTTCCATTTTTTCACAGAAAAGGTGACAAACACAAACACGACACCTTGTATCTATTCAGTGGAAAATTTTATAACCAccaatattttgtttagttaATTAAGTGAGGGTAAAATTGACCAATTATGCAATTTTTTGATCATATATgagttttttacaaatataaacaaacactAAATGTGAATGAATATAATACCAACGTTGTCGTTTTTGTTCTTGTTGCTTATTTTTGTCTTTGTCATGTTTAATAAAGCAATTAAgtgaaaagtaataataatgatatcCCACACTCTCAAtcacactaatttattttcattgaataatttgtttttttttatttggtgtGATCCTAATTTTGATTGTTAAAATTGGAATAGTCTTTTATATATTAAGGACATTCAGTGATAGTTGCTATATGATAAAAACTGTTGCTCCACATCGAATTGTATAGTTGTGGAAATGCTCTAAACCGATAGgcaatcaaatattttccaactactaaacttttctataaaatgcATCTAGGAGATTGAAAAAGACAAATCGAtcttaaattcttttttttttctatttttttaattagaaattctgagcatttacatttttcaattgcctTACACCTGGAAATTTAAAAAGACTTCAGTAAAAGGACAGttattgaatacaaaatattatgcTACCCTTTCTAAAGCTTCAATATTCTAAAGTTGCAACCATAGCCCCATATGCAgtgataatatataattatttaagcaaaacagtaaaaaaaaaacaggtttCGGTGAAAGAACTGAAAAGCAATGACATCTGTATACGATAAGTAAAAACTgttattaatagaaaattaattgtATACTAAAGGATTTGTCTCACATGAAGGTACAAAATAGTTGTTTTATCCTGTTATTTTTTTAGAGAAAGAAAGTTTCTAATTCTCTTCTAGCAACATTGCTTATCTTCAAACTTTACCCATGTTATCATCATGCTGCTCTCGTTCCTATCTTCAAAAAAGGAACTTGTTGCATCCTGTATCAGAAACTATTTAGATCTAGATTGGGGGTTACATTGGACTGCAATATTGTTTAATGTGTTCCCTATCATTTTCGTTTTCAACATTAGCTCGTCTTCCAATTCCAGAGTTCTAATAAACTCCATTGCCTGTGCTGGCTTCACCCTAACAGGTTTCCTTGCGTATATTTGCAACATGGAAACCTTCTAATACTAGTTTAATGATATTTCCACCTCTGCACAGAATCTATTCACTAAGTCATCATAAGTGTACACTGCTACAGTACTTCTTTTTCCGTTACCTCTTTTTTTCTGAATCTTGTATACCTAGTATAGGAACATTTTCTCATCCTACAGTTTGGTGAGTTAGGCCTGcctattttttttggtttccttATCACCAGGAACCCAACTAAAAAGACTTGACTGTTTCATGAAGTTTTTTCAGCACTCCCATGTCAGCTTTGAGTCGATATATGAGATCTCAGAGATTTAATAGTTGTTTGATTATCAAGTTCAATTCCAAGCATTTTTTAAGTGCTTTAACAGACGCTTATTGATGATGAATATTAAGTATCATCATCTTCTACTTCAACTTTGCTCCTGTGATGTTTTTTAAACCATCTGGattcaatttgatgtttttttccGGAAATTTGGCTGGTATATTTTCTTTATCAGTTTTCCTTCTCTTTTAACACAAATGTGGAGTGTTTTACGataattttcagaataattttatcactttgaatattttatgataagATATAGACATGGACCAGGTTTTTGCTCAGATTTTCTGAACTCTTGATTTGATCTATTGCCATTTGAAGAAGATCTGTAATGACCTTGAGTGGAACAATAAAAAGGTCATTTCCAcatctataaataaaatgtggACAATGTAGAGAAGTTGATATATgataaattgaattgattttttattgaagtttaGGA includes:
- the LOC130892588 gene encoding pyruvate dehydrogenase (acetyl-transferring) kinase, mitochondrial isoform X1, with amino-acid sequence MRVSTIYFQSAAKMLDFYSQFNPSPLSIKKFIDFGLNASEKKSFVFLRKELPVRLANIMKEIALLPENLLRMPSVVAVNDWYMRSFQEIIEFEKTDPNVETLEHFCNELVKIRNRHTNVVETMAQGVLEMKESHDIDHHTEHSIQYFLDRFYMSRISIRMLINQHICLFSALLFGGQLENAPGPNKSKYIGCIDTQCDVVSVIKDAYENARFLCDQYYLASPDLIIEISRNKDSEDKHITNIVYVPSHLYHMLFELFKNSMRAVMEYHGSVDQYPPITVTVSKGKEDICLKMSDRGGGIPRSTTDHLFKYMYSTAPQPSKSDAHTVPLAGYGYGLPISRLYARYFHGDLVLLSCEGCGTDAVIYLKALSNEANELLPIFNKTSSKFYRTIVQTNDWSNQCTVIGDRQITTKSKRHEVSHSNKESMTRAL
- the LOC130892588 gene encoding pyruvate dehydrogenase (acetyl-transferring) kinase, mitochondrial isoform X2 codes for the protein MRVSTIYFQSAAKMLDFYSQFNPSPLSIKKFIDFGLNASEKKSFVFLRKELPVRLANIMKEIALLPENLLRMPSVVAVNDWYMRSFQEIIEFEKTDPNVETLEHFCNELVKIRNRHTNVVETMAQGVLEMKESHDIDHHTEHSIQYFLDRFYMSRISIRMLINQHTLLFGGQLENAPGPNKSKYIGCIDTQCDVVSVIKDAYENARFLCDQYYLASPDLIIEISRNKDSEDKHITNIVYVPSHLYHMLFELFKNSMRAVMEYHGSVDQYPPITVTVSKGKEDICLKMSDRGGGIPRSTTDHLFKYMYSTAPQPSKSDAHTVPLAGYGYGLPISRLYARYFHGDLVLLSCEGCGTDAVIYLKALSNEANELLPIFNKTSSKFYRTIVQTNDWSNQCTVIGDRQITTKSKRHEVSHSNKESMTRAL